The genomic stretch GTACTTGTCGGCCAGCGCCTCGCCCTGCTCGGTGATGCGCAGCCCCGCGTCGATGGTCCCGGCAGGCTGCCCGAGGATGGCGCGGCTGGCCGGACCACCGCCACGGCCGATGCTGGTGCCGCGCCCGTGGAAGAAGCGCCAGCGCACCCCGGCGCGGCGGCACACGTCACTGATCTGCCGCTGCGCCTCGTGCAGCGCCCAGTTCGCCGCGAGGAACCCCGTGTCCTTGTTGCTGTCGCTGTAGCCCAGCATGATCTCCTGCACGTCGTCGCCCAGCACCGCGCGGTACTCGGGCAGCGAGAGCAGTTCCCACACGACCTGCGGCGCGCGCTGGAGGTCGTCCAGCGTCTCGAACAGCGGGACCGGCAGAATGCGCAGGCCCACCTCTCGCGCCAGGATCAGCGGTTCGAGCACGTCGCTGACCGACTCGGCCATGCTGATCACGTACCGGCCGAACGCGCGCGGCCCGGCGCGGCGCACCGCGTCCCGTACCTCGCGGATCGGGCCGACCGCCGTCTCCAGGGTGTCGGGCAGCCCCTCCCCGGCAGGCCACAGCGGACGGCGCGAGCGCAGCTCCCGGATCAGCAGTTCCTGCTTGGCATGCTCGGGCAGCGCGGCGTAATCGGCCTCCACGCCCGCGGCGCGCAGCAGCTCCGCGACCGCCGCGCCCGTCTGCGCGCTGTGCTCGCGCACGTCCAGGCTCACGAGGTGCTGCCCGAATACCCGCGCGACCGTCAGCAGCGGCGACAGCAGCTGCTCTGCCGTGCGCCGCTGCCCGTCGCGGATCAGGCGGGCCTCCAGGGCCTCCAGGTGGCCCACCAGATCCAGCGTCTGCCCGTCCTGCACGGCGTCGAACAGGCTCTGAAGCTCCTCGCGGTACGCCTCCTCGCCCTCGTCCTCCTGACTCAGGTCCGCGAACGCCTGCCGGATCAGACCCAGCAGCACCTCGCGCGCCCGTTCGCCGTGCAGTGCCAGCGTCTCGCGCGTCGCCTGCGGCGTCACGAACGGATTCCCGTCGCGGTCCCCGCCCATCCACGACGAGAAGCTCAGCGGCAGCGTCGCCGCCGTGTCCCGCCCGAACACCTCCCGGAACGCCGCGTGCAGGTCCCGCTGCAAGGCCGGGAGGGCCTGCGCGATGCTCGACACGTACGTCAGGCCGCCCTTCACCTCGTCCAGCACGGTGGGTTTCAGGCGGCGCAGTTCCGGCGTGCGCCACAGCGCCTCCACGTGCGCGGCGATCCCGGCCGCCTCCGGCCCGTCCACGCCCCCATCACTGAGGGTCGGAATGGCGCGCGCCACCTGCTCCAGGTGACGGCGCACCGTGCGGCGACGCATCTCGGTCGGGTGCGCCGTGAACGTCAGGCCCAGATCCAGCCTTGCGAGCAGCGCCTCGACCTCTTCAGCCGTGAGGCCCTGCGCGCGGAGTTCCTGCATCGCCTGCGCCAGACTCTGCGGCCGCACCCCACCCGACGCGGCCAGCACCCGCACCCGCTCGTACTCCTCGGCCAGGTTCACCAGCTGGAAGTACCACGTGAACGCCCGCGCCAGGTTCCCCGCGTCCGGACCGGACAGCCCGGCCAGCATCGCGCGCAACTCCGCGTCGCTGCCCCCGGCGCGCACCTCGCGCACCAGGGCGCGCGTGCGCTCCACCAGCTCGAAGAACGCCTCGCCCTCCTGTTCCTTCAGCACCTGCCCCAGCGTGCGGCCCAGCAGGTTCACATCACTCCGAATGCTCATGCTCACTCCCTTCAACCGGCAGGGAAGCGATCCCGGCAGCGGTTCCTGCGTTGCGCCAGCGGGAGGACAGCACTCCCACCGGCTTCACTCCAGACCGATGCCCACTGCGGGTACTCGCCTCGCTCGGGTCAGCTCTCTCTCCGGAAGGACACCGTCAAGAGAGCTGACCACCGCTCTCCTGCCCTTCCACGTAACGGTACCGTTCAATCCCCACGGCCCGGTTGCTCTCTATCTGGACAAAGACGCCGTTCAGTTCCGCCGGGCCGTCCGCCGCGCCGTAGCGGTGCGGCCGCTCGGTCACGAAGCGCTCGATCGGCCCGTGCGGATCACTGCCGATGATCGACTCGAACGGCCCGGTGAACCCCGCGTCCGCCTGGAACGCCGTGCCGCCCGGCAGGATCCGCGTGTCCGCTGTCGGGACGTGCGTGTGCGTGCCGATCACCGCCGCCACCCGCCCGTCCAGGTACCGCGCCATGCCCTGCTTCTCACTGGTCGCCTCGGCGTGGAAATCCACGAACACGCTGCCCAGATCGTCGCGTTCCAGCAGCGTGTCCATCGCGCGGAAGGGGTTGTCCACCGCCTCCATGAACACCCGGCCCAGCAGGTTCACGACCGTCAACCGCTCGGTGCCCTGCGCGGTCTTCACGTCGAAGCTGCGCCAGCCCACCCCCGGCGTGCCCGGATCGCTGTAGTTCAGGGGCCGCACGATCGGGTACGTGCCCTCGTCCTGCATGAGCACGTACACGTCCTTGTGATGCCACGCGTGATTCCCCAGCGTCATGCAGTGCGCCCCGGCCTTCAACGCCCCGTCCGCCCCCTCACGGTGCAGGCCGAAGCCCCCCGCCGCGTTCTCCATGTTCACCACGATGAAATCCGACTTCGACCGCAGGGACGGCAGGTGCGTGCCCAGCACCCGCCGCCCCGCTGCCGCGAACACGTCCCCTACAAACAGCAACCTGATCATTCGGTCAGACTAGCGCGGGGTACACCAGGAATCCCGCGCGCGGCACCTGAGGGGCGCGCCCCCCGCCCTGCGGCAACCGACCGGACTCTGCGGGGGTCCATCTTCTGGCGGTGCCCGCTCGGGTCGGCGCCTGCGCGCTAACGGTTATGGAACGGTCTTCACCCAGGCGCTGGCGCGCCGTCCGGTCAGGACCAGTTCCCGTTCGTTCACGGGCACGATGTCTGAGGCGCGCACGGCAGGCCGGACGGTCGCCCAGCTCACGCCGTCCGCGCTCCAGCGCAGTTGCCGGTCATCGTCGAGGTAACTCAGTCCTCCCATCACCTCCGCGACGGTACCGAGGTCCGTGGCCATGGGGATTGTCGTCAGGGCGGACGGTGCCGACACCGGGGCGATCTGGTTGCGGAAGCGCACGACTGTCCCCGAGGCGAGCGGATGCAGGGCCACCGGGCGCTGGACACCCGTCACGGCGTGGGAGGCTCCAGCGGCCTGCACCTCGAACACGGCCCGGCCTTCCTCGAGATCCTGAACCACGGCGTGACCACCCCGGTCGAAGGTGAGGATCCCCGGCTGCCCGGTGACGGTCCGGACACGGTCCGGCCGGGCCTGGTGCAGCCCCGTGGCGTCGCTGTACGTCAACGCGTCGCCGTCGACCTCCCAGTGGGTGAGGTTCCTGGCCTCACCGGGCAGGTGCTCTCCTGCCTCACCCAGGACGAACCGGGTCAGTGGCGGCGTCTGATCCAGGACCAGGGCCTGATCGTTGAGTGCGCTCAGCCCTGAGGGGTTGTGCAGACGCGCGTCAGGGTGTGGCCTGACCTCCCCAGCAAGGGAGACCGAGGTCAGCATGGGCGGCGCGCCCAGCGGCCGGTCAATGGTCAGCAGGTCACGGCCGATCAGCACGAGCCCCTTGAAGGCCAGCGGACTCTGTGGACCGAACGTGTGCAGGACAGTGATGGCCCCGTCCGTGGCGACGCACGCCACCTCGTCGGCCGTGCGGACGTAGAGTTGCCCGTCGTGGGTCAGTGCGGCCTCGACCAGGCCGAGTTCAAAGGGAATCTGGGTGATGTCAATCATGGTGTCTGGAAGTCCACTCCGGTTTCCTTGTAGGTGATGTCGCCGTCATCGGTGCACGTCCCGATCAGAACTTTCAGCGTGGGGTCATCGAACGTGCTCGCCAGACTGGACCACGTCAGGGCGTAGTCGTCGGTCAGACCCGTGAGTGCGGACGCAACGACGGTCGTGTCGAGCACATCGTGCAGGATGTTGTGCGCCGTGTCGGCAATCCGGGCCTTCCCGACCGCCGCGATGAGGTTCCTGGCGCTGTTTCCGCCACCCAGGTACAACGATACGGCGTGGTGGATCTCCCCGGACAGTCCTGTGAGGGTGGCGTCCATGGCGGTCCTGGCGTGCTCCGCGTACTTTGTGATCTTCTGCGATGAATCGCGCACGAGCAGGTGAGGTCCGGCCTTGAGCTTTCTGGGAATTTCAGTCCATTTCACGTAGAAGAGCGGTTGATCCGCGATTTTGCTGAACACCAGCTGGGCCAGTTTCTCCATCTCGGCTTCGAGAAGCGCGCGGTCCGCGCCGAGGGCTGGCCGCGAGGCGAGCAGCGTTTTCTCCATGGCGTTCTCAAGTCGGTCGAGGATGCTCCGTGTGGACCGGCCGCTCTCCTGCCAGGTGCGCCGCAACGTGAGGGTGGTGTTCCCGGTGACATCCGGAAGGCAGCTCAGCTTCCGGCCACCCGTGGCGAACACCGCCGTCCAGTTCGCGGGTGCGGCCGCTTTGGCTTTCTGGAGTTCAGCCTGAACGTCAATCCGCGCCCCGAGTTTTTTCGCGCCGTCCTCCCAGCCGTGCGAGGCGAACCATTCGTACCGGGCGTGTTCACCCTGGTTCACGTGCGCGATCACCTTCCTGAAGATCCGGTGTTTCTGCTGGAGCTCTTTCGCCACGCGCTTGGCGGCATTCTTCGGGAGAACGCCCTTCACCGTGTACTTCGCTTCCAGGGCCGGGATGTCGTCCAAGCCTGCACGGACCGCCCGATCATGTTCCCTGGCATTGATGGGCCGAGTGCCGGGCGCTGTTCCGGAAGGGCGCCCGATCAGCCTCCTGATCCGCGTCACGGCCTTGTCGAGCAGGGCGTCGAGTTTTCCCCGTACTTTCCCGATCACCGCCTTGATCTTCGTGCCGATGCTGCCCAGGCCCAGCACCTTGCCCAGGAAGCCCAGCGCGACGGGAATGCTGCGCGCCAGGGTACCCTCCACGCCGCTGATGGCCGCGCTGAGGTTCCCGGCGGCAATCGCGCCGACGCTCTGAACGGCGCTGGTGACGACCCCCATGATCTGCTGACCCTGCTGCACGACGAACTGCACGCTGCGGAACGCGCCCAGCAGCGCCTGCACGAAGCCCCCTCCGGGAATGAGCAGGCTGGCGACCTTCGTGATGCCCGCCATGACGACACTTTTCGTGACTTCGCTTTTCAGGCCGCTGACGACCTCGCCGCTGATGGGCGCCTGGTTGGTCTTGAGTTCCTCGGCCCTGTGCAGGCCGCTGCGAAGGGTCTTGAGGGTGTCCAGCGTCCCTTCGGCGGCGCTGACCTGCCGCTCGCCGTTGGGGCCCAGGGCCCGCACGAGGCGCCCGCGCAGCCCTTGATACGTGAGGCCCATGACGCTCAGCGCAGTGAGGAACACGCCCTGCAGGTCCAGCCGGGCGGGGAAGGTGATGCCGCTGGCCCCGGTGAGCCACTGCCCCAGGCCGTTCTGGAGGTGTTTCGGGGCGTTCCCGGCGAAGCGGGAGAAGCCGCCCTTGAGGGCCCCCAGGAGGTTGCGGGCGAACCCGGCGGGGTTCTTCAGGACCTGCATGATCAGGTCCCCGCCCCGGCGCAGCTGCGCGACGACCTGCTGCCCGACCGGGCCGAGTCCGGCGGCCAGGGCGGTCAGGCCGATCTCGGCAATCTTGCGCGCACTGCCCGTGATGAGGCTCTTCAGGCCGCTGATCCGCCGGGTCACGGCGGACTTCGCGGCCCCCAGGTCGGCCCTGCCGATGGCAGACGCGATCTCGCCGGGCGCGCCGCCCAGATCGAGTTTGCCCAGCTCCCCCTTGAACCACGTCCACGCCTTGGGAATGGCCTGGGTTTCCTTCAGCGCTTTCAGGATGTCCTTCAGCGGCCCCGGCACCCAGCCGGT from Deinococcus soli (ex Cha et al. 2016) encodes the following:
- a CDS encoding eCIS core domain-containing protein — encoded protein: MSAPLTIQRTVKVRPSHVSTPAAPVPTTPVSTLAAPLQRFLSTPTRAQGQAAQPVLRAATLQRQEEARLSGARAAVQQQVAALGDVAPVQRRADLPVPAKPVTPSDWVTVMRHRAEGVDGQRLDTRAFGEFQTLQRQVAQSLGQGFRADRGDPAARYATYGEHLATLQRHALSAPVSRVVLGLVPPAERVPLQRATDEARQRQMAREQAALNFDTHAALQRQLAGLDAEATQPVLQRIQARRGAGNPLPEAIRRHLEQGLNHDLSRVRIHDDAEADKLAKGVNALAFTTGTDIFFQSGRFDPNTRGGLELLAHEVTHTVQQSQGRVGRGIDPDAGLEAEARTMGARLARVIPSPNSLFPASPHTPGVYTPGAALSRAQTGAVQRLSLKPLHDLQPQAVQRWGNPFSWAADKVKEGVSAVADKGKELIAGALTVLPGYRELCMAFGKNLVTGKALAANPDAILDALTGWVPGPLKDILKALKETQAIPKAWTWFKGELGKLDLGGAPGEIASAIGRADLGAAKSAVTRRISGLKSLITGSARKIAEIGLTALAAGLGPVGQQVVAQLRRGGDLIMQVLKNPAGFARNLLGALKGGFSRFAGNAPKHLQNGLGQWLTGASGITFPARLDLQGVFLTALSVMGLTYQGLRGRLVRALGPNGERQVSAAEGTLDTLKTLRSGLHRAEELKTNQAPISGEVVSGLKSEVTKSVVMAGITKVASLLIPGGGFVQALLGAFRSVQFVVQQGQQIMGVVTSAVQSVGAIAAGNLSAAISGVEGTLARSIPVALGFLGKVLGLGSIGTKIKAVIGKVRGKLDALLDKAVTRIRRLIGRPSGTAPGTRPINAREHDRAVRAGLDDIPALEAKYTVKGVLPKNAAKRVAKELQQKHRIFRKVIAHVNQGEHARYEWFASHGWEDGAKKLGARIDVQAELQKAKAAAPANWTAVFATGGRKLSCLPDVTGNTTLTLRRTWQESGRSTRSILDRLENAMEKTLLASRPALGADRALLEAEMEKLAQLVFSKIADQPLFYVKWTEIPRKLKAGPHLLVRDSSQKITKYAEHARTAMDATLTGLSGEIHHAVSLYLGGGNSARNLIAAVGKARIADTAHNILHDVLDTTVVASALTGLTDDYALTWSSLASTFDDPTLKVLIGTCTDDGDITYKETGVDFQTP
- a CDS encoding phosphoenolpyruvate carboxylase; its protein translation is MSIRSDVNLLGRTLGQVLKEQEGEAFFELVERTRALVREVRAGGSDAELRAMLAGLSGPDAGNLARAFTWYFQLVNLAEEYERVRVLAASGGVRPQSLAQAMQELRAQGLTAEEVEALLARLDLGLTFTAHPTEMRRRTVRRHLEQVARAIPTLSDGGVDGPEAAGIAAHVEALWRTPELRRLKPTVLDEVKGGLTYVSSIAQALPALQRDLHAAFREVFGRDTAATLPLSFSSWMGGDRDGNPFVTPQATRETLALHGERAREVLLGLIRQAFADLSQEDEGEEAYREELQSLFDAVQDGQTLDLVGHLEALEARLIRDGQRRTAEQLLSPLLTVARVFGQHLVSLDVREHSAQTGAAVAELLRAAGVEADYAALPEHAKQELLIRELRSRRPLWPAGEGLPDTLETAVGPIREVRDAVRRAGPRAFGRYVISMAESVSDVLEPLILAREVGLRILPVPLFETLDDLQRAPQVVWELLSLPEYRAVLGDDVQEIMLGYSDSNKDTGFLAANWALHEAQRQISDVCRRAGVRWRFFHGRGTSIGRGGGPASRAILGQPAGTIDAGLRITEQGEALADKYSHPVLARRNLEQALYGLLLSAARPAGELNPAWTDAMTRAAASSARAYRALVDDPAFLPFFEHVTPIHEIARLNIASRPVRRPGAPTLGNLRAIPWVMSWTQNRANLPGWYGLCEGLQEIGVETAREMYATWPFFRTVLDNAQMSLAKSDPLIFDEYLRLLPEGDAHPLATHLKDAYARTVALVQDVVGAELMANEPRLRESISLRNPYIDPIHRIQVELLRRSRGKDGGLDEFERPLLLSIQGIAAGVRNTG
- a CDS encoding TIGR00282 family metallophosphoesterase gives rise to the protein MIRLLFVGDVFAAAGRRVLGTHLPSLRSKSDFIVVNMENAAGGFGLHREGADGALKAGAHCMTLGNHAWHHKDVYVLMQDEGTYPIVRPLNYSDPGTPGVGWRSFDVKTAQGTERLTVVNLLGRVFMEAVDNPFRAMDTLLERDDLGSVFVDFHAEATSEKQGMARYLDGRVAAVIGTHTHVPTADTRILPGGTAFQADAGFTGPFESIIGSDPHGPIERFVTERPHRYGAADGPAELNGVFVQIESNRAVGIERYRYVEGQESGGQLS